In Chiloscyllium plagiosum isolate BGI_BamShark_2017 chromosome 39, ASM401019v2, whole genome shotgun sequence, one genomic interval encodes:
- the LOC122542216 gene encoding MOB kinase activator 2-like, with protein sequence MVLQAVGKALGYRKRKTAKSKPDEKLPSTEEKKLYLEAEYASARVSDADLPMLVSLPREIDQNEWLANNTMTFFNHINLQYSAISEFCTAESCPVMNACNVQYFWIDERGKKIKCTAPQYIDLVMTHIQKLLTDEEIFPTKYGKDFPSSFESLVQKISRYLFHVLAHIYCAHFKEVVALELYPHLNTVYTHFLIFVREFNLIDPKEMAVMRDLTDVLLCGTPQPQNHVNHR encoded by the exons ATGGTCCTTCAGGCTGTAGGGAAGGCACTGGGCTACAGGAAAAG AAAGACTGCAAAATCAAAGCCAGATGAAAAGCTGCCATCGACCGAAGAGAAGAAGTTGTATCTCGAGGCAGAATACGCCTCTGCTCGAGTGTCTGATGCAGATTTGCCCATGCTTGTGAGCTTGCCCAGGGAAATTGACCAGAATGAATGGTTGGCCAATAACA cAATGACATTCTTCAATCACATAAATCTGCAGTACAGTGCTATCTCTGAATTCTGCACAGCAGAAAGCTGTCCTGTAATGAATGCATGTAATGT TCAATACTTCTGGATAGATGAACGAGGGAAGAAAATAAAGTGTACTGCACCACAGTACATTGACCTAGTGATGACGCACATCCAAAAACTATTGACTGATGAGGAAATCTTCCCTACTAAGTATG GTAAAGACTTCCCGAGTTCTTTTGAATCACTCGTCCAGAAGATCAGCCGCTACCTCTTCCATGTTCTTGCTCATATCTACTGTGCTCACTTCAAGGAAGTTGTGGCCCTTGAACTGTACCCACATCTCAATACCGTGTACACGCACTTTCTGATCTTTGTCAGAGAGTTTAATCTCATCGACCCCAAGGAAATGGCTGTGATGAGGGACTTAACAGATGTTCTCCTCTGTGGTACACCGCAGCCCCAGAACCATGTGAACCACAGATGA